In the Styela clava chromosome 8, kaStyClav1.hap1.2, whole genome shotgun sequence genome, one interval contains:
- the LOC120345727 gene encoding uncharacterized protein LOC120345727, protein MLPHSWYHILNTNDPVEHHVPCYAFLFFHDSHDDDSYGEFQDISSAEKGAIRFSGVIPVHWYHNGSSIIRFDEKFEYLWLNEAKNNGAGDNAFAEIKNFYDRPMSCFTDYERYFMCLQCNHLGKRYIWIHSRNPHPSAQDILRARNKLVEIGDGWSSVPLHLSDCRNFDEPEKFSY, encoded by the exons ATG CTTCCTCATTCTTGGTATCACATCCTGAACACAAACGATCCCGTTGAACACCACGTCCCATGTTATGCATTCCTATTCTTCCACGATTCTCACGACGACGATTCCTACGGAGAATTTCAAGATATTTCCTCGGCAGAAAA GGGTGCAATAAGATTTAGTGGGGTAATACCAGTTCATTGGTATCATAACGGAAGCTCTATCATTAGATTTGACGAAAAGTTTG AATACTTGTGGTTGAATGAAGCAAAAAATAACGGAGCCGGAGATAACGCATTTGCAG AAATTAAAAACTTTTACGATCGACCCATGAGTTGTTTTACAGATTATGAGCGTTATTTTATGTGCTTGCAATGCAACCACTTAG GTAAACGTTACATATGGATCCACAGCCGCAATCCGCATCCCAGCGCACAAGATATTTTACGAGCTCGAAATAAGCTTGTTGAAATTGGCGACGGCTGGAGCTCAGTTCCACTGCACTTATCCGACTGCCGTAATTTTGACGAACCAGAAAAATTTTCCTATTAA